Proteins co-encoded in one Coregonus clupeaformis isolate EN_2021a chromosome 17, ASM2061545v1, whole genome shotgun sequence genomic window:
- the LOC121556077 gene encoding sialoadhesin, with the protein MALGVFQTGWMRLLSLILQGCCVGVLCSDWAVRVPSTPLCAVAGSSVVLPCSYDYPQPYRVLSEMWCRDQSRCITPRYVCHSQGIFPEPASQGRVEYLGKEGTRNCTLRISDLRKSDSGTYVFYFITNHPVEKPPGQPGVTLLVSDHSSEVAVSLSPSGDVVEGSSVTLFCCSTAHPPVESYTWYKTGGYTAGDKGQTMTITNISATDSGNYYCEALTTNRPLHSSALSINVQYAPKHTSVSVNPFGEVVMGSSVTLTCSSDANPAVERYTWLQRTKSQASLRGSGQSYSITNISYEDSGKYCCVAVNKHGSQSSTVTMTVGKVNVQSPILWRLVTVGIPIALTLIIIITVVCIRRKTLPASSQPGYSLTETTIQQPLP; encoded by the exons ATGGCTTTGGGTGTCTTCCAGACTGGCTGGATGAGGCTTCTCTCACTTATCCTGCAAG GCTGCTGTGTGGGTGTCCTCTGTAGTGACTGGGCTGTGCGTGTCCCCTCCACTCCCCTGTGTGCCGTGGCCGGCTCGTCTGTGGTCCTCCCCTGCTCCTACGACTACCCTCAGCCCTACAGGGTGTTGTCTGAGATGTGGTGCCGGGACCAAAGCCGCTGCATCACCCCCAGGTATGTGTGCCATAGCCAGGGTATCTTCCCTGAGCCAGCCTCCCAGGGCAGGGTGGAGTACCTGGGGAAGGAAGGAACCAGGAACTGCACCCTGAGGATCTCTGATCTGAGGAAGTCTGATAGCGGGACATACGTATTCTACTTTATCACCAACCACCCAGTGGAGAAGCCTCCTGGACAGCCTGGAGTAACCCTGCTAGTGTCTG ATCATTCCAGTGAAGTAGCAGTGTCCCTCAGTCCCTCTGGTGATGTTGTTGAGGGCAGCTCAGTGACGTTATTCTGCTGTAGTACTGCCCACCCTCCAGTGGAGAGCTACACCTGGTACAAGACTGGAGGCTACACGGCTGGTGATAAGGGACAGACGATGACCATCACCAATATCAGCGCAACAGACAGTGGAAACTACTACTGTGAGGCCCTGACCACCAATAGACCGCTCCACTCCTCAGCGTTGTCTATTAATGTCCAGT ATGCTCCAAAGCACACATCAGTGTCAGTCAATCCTTTTGGGGAGGTAGTGATGGGCAGCTCTGTGACTCTGACCTGCAGCAGTGATGCCAACCCTGCAGTAGAGCGTTACACCTGGCTTCAGAGGACAAAATCCCAAGCTTCACTGAGAGGGTCAGGGCAGAGTTACAGCATCACTAACATCAGCTATGAGGACAGTGGGAAGTACTGCTGTGTAGCGGTGAACAAGCATGGATCACAGAGCTCTACTGTTACCATGACTGTGGGGAAAG TAAATGTTCAGTCCCCCATACTGTGGAGGTTGGTGACAGTGGGGATCCCCATCGCTCTGACACTGATCATCATTATAACAGTGGTTTGCATTAGGAG GAAAACTCTCCCGGCATCAAGTCAACCAGGTTACAGTCTTACAGAGACCACCATCCAGCAGCCGTTACCATGA
- the LOC121556084 gene encoding B-cell receptor CD22-like, giving the protein MWLFETTSVIMAITLTLPGFCECNWEVTFNNTTPCALRGSSVVFGCSYVYPSDQTITNTFWKFKSQNEDKNFFEAQQYGGRVEYLGNREHNCTLRINNLISSDANSYLFRFKTVNNGGKPDAWNSKTWVTLTLTGLTAVVKPATVREGEKVTLMCATTCTLSDHTTIVWFRDGHSVPNTEFLASIEDSGRYQCTVQGQDNLTSTPVSLDVQYAPKNVTLSVSPSGDVVKGISVTLTCSCSANPTVLSYILYKESGQPLTTLTPAQSHTIHNIHPGDSGGYYCDARNSINTVRSNVTTLNVQYPPEDISVTVSPSGPVVEGSFVNLTCSSHANPAVSYSWYRVNGSTPVQSGTQLLFEAVSPANSGRYYCEAWNKHGVLNSSLLFLDVLYAPRNTLVSVSPSGPVLERSSVNLTCSSHANPAVENYTWFKKDGADTSQTGSGEILRLTSLISSDSGQYFCEARNREGAHNSTVVPLTIQGANHATNTVQMLVYIGSAPTAFMVIITLVFLWMWKSPFKLCQKTAVDKKDDQNPVLSSRRTSNDPATQETRTEEQEHALYANVQLPPSHTHHQDSSMYSVVQPPPPQNPPDPHYATFDFQQFHSSIDRAQFSRPHGEDDVIYSMVKARQANVADNLQYASIQFPLPSPTARPEESLEADHSVIYSTVAKPEA; this is encoded by the exons ATGTGGCTCTTTGAAACAACCAGTGTGATAATGGCGATTACTCTCACGTTGCCAG gtTTTTGTGAGTGTAATTGGGAGGTGACTTTCaacaatacaacaccatgtgCCTTAAGAGGGTCATCTGTGGTGTTTGGATGTAGTTATGTCTACCCCTCAGACCAGACTATAACAAACACCTTCTGGAAGTTCAAGTCTCAAAATGAGGACAAGAATTTCTTTGAGGCCCAGCAATATGGAGGACGTGTAGAATACCTTGGAAATAGAGAACACAACTGCACCTTGAGAATTAATAACCTAATTAGTAGTGATGCAAATTCATACCTCTTCAGATTTAAGACAGTTAACAATGGTGGCAAACCAGATGCATGGAACAGTAAAACATGGGTTACACTAACTCTGACAG GGCTGACAGCTGTAGTAAAACCTGCCActgtaagagagggagagaaggtgacaCTAATGTGTGCCACAACCTGTACACTGAGTGACCATACCACTATTGTCTGGTTCAGGGATGGACACTCAGTACCCAACACAGAGTTCCTGGCCAGCATTGAGGATTCTGGTAGATACCAATGTACTGTTCAAGGTCAAGATAATCTAACCTCTACTCCAGTGTCTCTTGATGTCCAAT ATGCTCCAAAGAATGTCACATTGTCAGTCAGTCCATCTGGAGATGTTGTTAAGGGTATCTCAGTCACTCTCACCTGCAGCTGCAGTGCAAACCCTACTGTGTTGAGCTACATCCTGTATAAGGAGAGTGGACAGCCCCTTACAACTCTAACACCAGCACAGAGTCACACCATTCATAACATCCATCCAGGGGACAGTGGAGGATACTACTGTGATGCCAGAAACAGTATCAACACAGTCAGATCTAATGTAACTACCCTCAATGTTCAGT ACCCTCCTGAGGACATCTCAGTAACAGTCAGTCCCTCTGGTCCAGTGGTAGAGGGCAGCTTTGTGAATCTAACCTGCAGCAGCCATGCTAATCCAGCAGTGAGCTACagctggtacagagtcaatgggagcACCCCTGTCCAGTCAGGGACTCAGTTGTTATTTGAGGCTGTCTCTCCTGCTAACTCAGGGAGGTATTACTGTGAGGCATGGAACAAACATGGAGTCCTCAACTCATCACTCCTGTTTCTTGATGTTCTGT ATGCCCCAAGGAACACCTTGgtgtcagtcagtccctctggtCCAGTGTTAGAGAGAAGCTCTGTGAATCTGACCTGCAGTAGCCATGCCAACCCAGCAGTGGAGAACTACACCTGGTTTAAGAAGGATGGAGCAGACACCTCACAGACAGGGTCAGGAGAAATATTGAGATTGACCTCTCTAATCTCATCTGACAGTGGACAGTACTTCTGTGAGGCCAGGAACAGAGAAGGGGCTCACAACTCTACTGTGGTTCCTCTGACCATACAGGGTGCCAATCATG CTACAAATACTGTCCAAATGCTAGTTTACATTGGTTCCGCGCCCACAGCTTTCATGGTGATCATTACTCTTGTGTTCCTATGGATGTG GAAGAGCCCGTTCAAATTATGTCAAAAGACTGCTGTGGACAAAAAG GACGATCAAAACCCAGTCTTATCCAGTAGAAGGACCAGTAATGACCCAGCCACACAGGAAACTAGAACGGAGGAACAGGAACATGCCCTCTATGCCAACGTTCAACTGCCTCCCTCTCACACCCACCACCAAGACAGTTCTATGTACTCTGTGGTCCAGCCACCACCTCCGCAGAACCCTCCAGACCCTCATTACGCTACCTTTGACTTCCAGCAGTTCCACAGCTCCATCGACAGAGCCCAATTCTCCAGACCCCATGGAGAGGATGATGTTATATACTCCATGGTGAAAGCCAGACAGGCCAATGTGGCAGACAACCTCCAGTATGCCAGCATCCAGTTCCCCCTCCCCAGTCCTACTGCCAG GCCAGAAGAAAGTTTAGAGGCGGACCATTCTGTTATCTACTCCACTGTTGCCAAACCTGAAGCCTGA